Within the Rutidosis leptorrhynchoides isolate AG116_Rl617_1_P2 unplaced genomic scaffold, CSIRO_AGI_Rlap_v1 contig168, whole genome shotgun sequence genome, the region TCTTTATTCTAATTTTGCAGGAAATATCATCTCTATCTTGTTATTTCTTTCTCCTGCGTATGCTCCTAAAATTCATCTTCTATATCATTAATTTGGGTTTGTCATTGTAAATTGAGtagttaattaattatttattttatattttttcagTCCAACATTTTGGAGAATAGTAAAGAACAAATCGACGGAGGATTTTGAGTGTGTCCCTTATGTTTGCACATTGTTGAATTGTTCCTTATGGCTTTACTATGGAATCATAAAACCCGGAGAGTATCTTCTCGCCACAATCAGTGGCATTGGCATCCTTATAGAAGTTACCTTCGTCTTGTTGTTCCTCATTTACGCACCAACTATGATGAGGGTAAACTAGCTAATTACATTTAATTTAGTGGTAATTAAAGCTTTAATTCATTAAACCCTCAATCTTATTTAAAATTTGGTTTGATCATTTATATGTAGAATAAAACGGGACTTATATTTGGGGCATTGAACTTGGGATTTCTGGCAGCAGTTGTTTTGGTA harbors:
- the LOC139881518 gene encoding bidirectional sugar transporter SWEET17-like; translation: MEGLTFFIGIIGNIISILLFLSPAPTFWRIVKNKSTEDFECVPYVCTLLNCSLWLYYGIIKPGEYLLATISGIGILIEVTFVLLFLIYAPTMMRNKTGLIFGALNLGFLAAVVLVTQLAMKGEIRLDVLGVVCAGFTIIMYCSPLAAM